Proteins encoded by one window of Anopheles maculipalpis chromosome 2RL, idAnoMacuDA_375_x, whole genome shotgun sequence:
- the LOC126567042 gene encoding protein YIF1B — translation MTYVSQQVKNWQVGFWLVVGKSSFYRGNCAFSIMNFNAQAGPDGRAHRSVSKKPKRVSDVNAIGSTIPYQQMTSQIPTNQYMTNDPNNLYGQQQYVPPQQQQHYPMDQQQNYYIPQPQPNPGNVPRQTVQPAPVPPGMAGGQFTMFQQPIVQDMAMQYGQKLADQGKEIVHSHIEKYLPMSKLKYYFSVDNSYVVNKLKIIFFPFMQKDWGMKYDHDNPVQPRYDINAPDLYIPSMSYITYVVLAGIALGMQQRFSSEQLGIQASSALAYSIFEIVIYTLTLYIGNVSTSVSTLDLLALTGYKYAAIVVTVAGTILLKRMGYYLALLYSSAMLSLFLLRTMKAKVLSGQDQAQSAVGYDPYGGQQQIDHSAGRKRKLYFLFLLTGLQPLLTFWLTVHLIVNETTVPSG, via the exons ATGACATACGTCAGCCAGCAAGTTAAAAACTGGCAAGTTGgcttttggttggttgtggGCAAATCGTCGTTTTATCGTGGGAATTGTGCATTTTCCATCATGAATTTTAACGCCCAAGCTGGTCCCGATGGTCGTG CACACCGCTCCGTGTCGAAGAAACCAAAACGAGTCAGTGATGTGAATGCTATTGGTTCTACCATTCCGTACCAACAGATGACATCACAAATCCCGACGAACCAGTACATGACCAATGATCCTAACAATC TGTACGGACAGCAGCAATATGTACcaccacaacagcaacaacattacCCGATGGACCAGCAGCAAAATTACTACATCCCTCAGCCACAACCCAACCCAGGCAATGTGCCCCGGCAAACGGTCCAGCCGGCACCGGTTCCGCCCGGCATGGCCGGTGGTCAATTTACAATGTTTCAGCAACCGATCGTGCAGGACATGGCAATGCAGTACGGGCAGAAACTGGCCGACCAGGGCAAGGAGATTGTGCACAGCCATATCGAGAAGTACTTGCCAATGTCCAAGCTGAAGTATTACTTCTCCGTGGACAATAGTTACGTGGTGAACAagctgaaaataattttctttccgttcatGCAAAAG GATTGGGGCATGAAGTATGATCACGATAATCCGGTACAACCTCGGTACGACATTAACGCTCCGGATTTGTATATTCCTTCCATGAGCTACATCACGTACGTGGTACTAGCGGGCATTGCACTGG GCATGCAGCAACGATTCTCATCGGAACAGCTGGGCATACAAGCGTCGAGCGCGTTGGCATAcagcatttttgaaattgttatCTACACACTGACGCTGTACATTGGGAACGTATCAACGTCGGTGAGCACGTTGGATTTGCTCGCCCTGACCGGTTACAAATATGCGGCGATCGTGGTAACCGTCGCCGGTACGATACTGCTGAAACGGATGGGGTACTATTTGGCGCTGCTTTATTCCTCCGCAATGTTGTCATTGTTTCTG CTGCGCACTATGAAGGCAAAGGTACTATCCGGCCAGGACCAAGCGCAAAGCGCCGTCGGATACGACCCGTACGGTGGACAGCAGCAAATCGATCACAGTGCAGGACGCAAGCGTAAGCTCTACTTTCTGTTTCTCTTGACTGGGCTACAGCCACTGCTGACGTTCTGGCTAACCGTGCATCTGATAGTGAACGAAACTACTGTACCGAGTGGGTAA